A stretch of DNA from Rhizoctonia solani chromosome 9, complete sequence:
tgctcaatgggtcaagcccctgggctggcaaaatctggaagaaggccaacctcaccttctcctttgatggcaaacaaataaccaagaccttcctaatctgtAACACCGGGTCCCACGCCGCCATCctaggattgaaatggttagatgcccataatccagaaattgattggaatctatgcaccctctcctttccccacacACCACCAGAACGGgtagccattgccaaggaggaggaagctgacaagaaccctcttgaaggagtaccctccaagtaccatcaatatgctaaggtatttggggaagaggaattcaataagctcccACCCCACAGGCACtatgacattgggattgagctAACCAAGGAAGGACCCCTAAACTCACCCCTTTATAGTATGACCAACGCCAAATCCTCCActctcaaggattggctcagggatgagctCAAGGCGGGGAAGATTTGCCCCAGCAAGTCCTCCATCAGCTCACCTGTaatgtttgttcccaaaaaggatggctcttGCCAATTGGTTGTAgactaccgccgccttaacaactggaccaagaagaatgttTACCCATTACCCTGTCCCAATGACCTAATGGCCCAactccgcggcgccaaggtctttaccaAACTTGATttacaatggggttacaacaatgtctgtgttaaagaaggtgacaagtggaaaaccgctttctgcaccaagtacggcctgtATGAGTCCCtagtcatgacctttggtttaacaaacgcccctgcctctttccaacacttcatgaacaaactgttcaaggatctattggatgtatgcatcatcatctaccttgatgacatcttaATTTACTCCAaagatgacgcatcccacacaCAGCATGTTCATGAGGTTTTATGGCACctaatggagaaccaattgTTTTGTAAGGCATCCAAATGCACGTTCCatgtcacctctgtggaatacctagggATTATAGTGtcagataagggttttagcctggacaagctcaaaatccaggcggtccaagaatggcccacACCTACCAAGGTCAAGGAGGTACAATTgttccttgggtttgccaatttcctttgccggtttgttgccaatttcagtCACGTTGCCAGACCGTTACACAATCTGGTAAAAAAGGACGCaacatggaaatgggataccaGGGAACAGGAAGCTTTTCAAGGACTGAAGGATGccattaccaacgccccggtaCTCTGCCACGTGGATCCCACCAAACTGTACTTCCTTGAAACAGACATGTCAGGCGCAGCCTTGGGTTCCATACTGAGTCAACGTCAGGAAGATGGACGCCTACACCCCTTGGGTTttctgtcagaatcatttaagggtgccaaacagaactacaacacccacaacaaggaactcttggcaatcatccgctcctttgagtattggcgtatcTTTCTAGAAGGCACCCTACACCCCATCACCGTGTTTACAGACCACAGGAatttggaatactggaaggagtccagAACATTCAATTGTTGCcacgcacaatggcacctcctccttgccggttacaacttccagattgtatACAGACCgggaaaacaatcagggaagccagacGCCTTGTCCTGACGGTCAGACCATGCCAATATCCTGCCTGAACCACAATCCATGTTGCCAGATCCCGTgtttgccaatgttgccCTCATCACGCCAGAAAAAGAACTACAATGCCAAATCAAGCTGtccctagaccaagacaagtccctggaggagatcctccaattcctccaaaatgaaTCAAAGGCTCCGCCTTCCATCAAACGGGCATTTAAGGACTATGAAATGGAAGCCGGCCTTTTATTCTACCAGGGAAGGATTGTAGTCCCCAACGTGGGAACATTGAGAATGGACTTGTTACGCATCTTCCACAATAGCCCTCTGGCGGGACACCCAGGCAGACAACAGACTCTAGAACTTGTTTCCcggaactactactggccggGTATCCAATCAgacacctactggcatgtTGATTCCTGTGAAACATGCCAAAGGATAAGGAAGCCAAAGTACACACCCTTACCGCCACAACCTTTGGAGCTCCCCactagaccctggcaacatgttTCCTACAATATGATTGTGGACCTGCCCAAGGACGGAAATTACAACTCAgccctggtcattgtagatagcttcaccaagtacaggatatttgtcaaatgctccaagaaatTGAAAGCCCTGGAACTAGCGGAACTATTCTTGGAACACGTCTGGAAACGCCACAGCATGCTGGAGAAAACCATATCTGACAGAGggagggtcttcaacaacaagttcttaCAAGCACTATACAAACGGCTAGGCATTGATCCTCACTTCTCTTTGGCatatcacccccagagcaacaGGCAAACGGAACAAGTTAACCCCTCCATTgagcacttcctcagggcatactcaggggtcaaccaaagggactggaccaaatggctccccatggcggaatttgcctataATAATGctgtacatagcagcacagGCAAAAcccccttcaaggccttaTATGGATGGGAGCCTACCCTGACACCCTCCAACGTACCAATggatgtcccagaagcagacaaccttgcccagacaatggaagcacaatggaaggaagtagaaTCTGCCCTAcggcaatctaagcaacaaATGATAGCTGGAAAAGATGGGAACCTAACAGAGTTCAaaattggggaagaagcATGGCTGGATGCCAGGaacgtcaacctcaaaaccctaaGTCCTAAATTAACAGAACAACAACTAGGACCCTTCAAggttattgagaaaatctccaaccaagcttaccgcctagaacttcccccaacaatgcaaatccacaacgtattctacaTAGGGTTACTATccaaagtcaaaagggataaAAACCGTGCCTTTGAAAATTGCCTGCCACCTATCACTGTAGAcagagaggaagaatacaaagtcaAAGGCATTACGGATGcagaagaaaggaacagaaaatggttcttcagggtaaaatggaagggctacaGGTCAGAGGAAAACATGTGGGAACCCTGAGAAAACCTAAAAAATGCGGGaaaaattttgaaaaagtacaaggaagaaatgagaaagaaggcccttggcgctgccaaggcccttagagggggggcagtgttgtagacacattcaataccacggaatttattctgaatttctcaaatttgaacaaagttgaacagacaacatttttaatcacgtgactttggcacttatatcttccgcaaagcgccaagccacgtccccatccacacttATTCATcctacatagccacctccacctatgacaacatcatgacacgtcagtaacacatatgcatgagtaagactaactgcggagcagggttcttattggttatggaaTTGCACATCATGTATTGTAAATAGACTacccctgtaatatataaggaggccaaccaaccatggtaacacccaggttgattacctcttgttgcatcccacgttgtacaagggccccaCAGCCCAGCAAACCTACTCAGCCACTAgttccacaccgccttaagcggcttcattgttgtacttagatagctcaccattgcccttatgggCTTGGTTGCTGTAgtatagcttgttgttgttgtaggtagcttgcacactgccttacgcggttcttaCTTGTATACAcctggccgcaagcgccctccaccttgacgtccttacagacgtctaggacaattaCAGTAAGTAACTATAACTTagtactaactttcatactatagatATAAGTacaaccaaccacctgcaacTGCAGTAATcacttgattacttgttaagtgtagggatcaccctcattactaacctaatttacccttatatagctagtctattgcctttatatccatagatatCTGATCTATTAATAACTTCATTATATTCTGTatataattacatagtcccaataccctactctataacaggggttcttattggatataaCTTGCTTCCTTTCCCACACAAATtgcatttgtaattagtagactctgtaatatattaggagaccaaccaaccatggtaacacccaggtcaattacctcttgttgtattcctcattgtacacagggccATACAGCCTGGGTTTCCACAAAGTTACTCAGACACATTGCCTacgctgccttaagcagctctctcactgtacttaggtagtttgcCATTTCCCTttaggccttggtcaccataGTTAGgaagttagttgttgtaggtagccaaCTCACTGCCTTATGCAGTTGTCCTGTATCCTActcagccacaagtgcctgctgccttgatgccccttacagacatctaggacactggTAAATGTCCTGGAAGCAGATGAGGTAGCCAACCTCTTagcccaagaatggaaggaagcagaatcAGCTCCTtggtgtcataaacagaggaaaatagaactagccggaattgaaccagcttgaccactaagccatagagccctattattcctctgctgacaacccatgattacacctgctaccccccaaatttgggcttgggccagcatgcaaccacttgtactggtcatgtgaccgtgtccaggacacttgGTTGTCAAAAGAAAAGATGGTGGGAACaaagtgtcctagacattgGTAGGGATGTCAAGGCAGCTGGCGCTTACAGCCAGGTAAGGTACAAGTGAagagctgcttaaggtggtggggtgctacctacaacaactaactatctaactatGGTGACCAAAGCtttatgggcaatggcaagctacctaagtacaatgagaaagctgcttaaggtggtgtggactatctaagtgactatactaagtaattactgggcagtaaggcccttgtacactgagtggatgcaacaagaggtaattgacctgggtgttaccatggtcaattggcctccttatatattctacaggtgagccatttacaaatacattatatccaattccttatccaataagaaccctgctctgcaattggccttactcatgcatgtgtgtcactgatgtgtcatagtgatgtcatcagtgTCAGAGCtgacaactaccacagggtaaacctaactAGCTAACAGCCCAGAGGGACTTAAGTATGGGctagtagggcctaacaatgctcaaggcaatgccaggaaaggggtaggacaagacctatataaagtaaaagtgcactatgctgttaagacagctgggcaaaggacctttgacagggactggtatgctctcaggcaatactcctaagtgtatgtcttagggtagtagtgttggatggggataagaggttgagttctgaggcttaaggctctcagaaccctccttatatattcacagagaaggggaagagtaattacatgtacaaacatcataacaaagataaggtcacatgaccagagataagaaaacaagatcacatgactaaaaggtcatgtgatgagattacataataagcgctcagcgcctaaatagcataaagatgcatatatccataaatcttcatgaaaatagcgcatatattcactatttctttgacttagtggattttaaggtggtcacgcctctagggcatgacacttccccccccattaaggtccagctgcctctggatgttcatggtgaaacttagccaatttttcaggggcattggctaagtgggccttgggctcccatgtgttatcctctggtccataccctttccatttaaccaagtatttgacttgttgacccactttcttggagtctaggatcctttcaacagtatattcctcttctccatcagctgtgacaactgggggGAGTGGGACTGGATCACGGTCATACTTGTCTACTGGCTTTTTGTGTAATagggcaatgttgaagacaggatggactttcatggatttagggagatccagtttataagagttcctgccaattttctccaagaccttgTAGGGCCCCAATCGCTTATGTTCTAGCTTatgggaaggccttgaagttttgatgttggcaCTACTCAAATAAACTTTATCACCaacttccagcttggttgcttcccttctgtttaaatcatagtattgcgcattttgtcttgcagcaatttctaaagcagcttttgcttcagtttggatttctttcaggaagtctgctaggttgttggcttgggggacatggctttccttggtgtttccaactgtgaagtctggattataaccatagcacatgtagaagggagagtgtttggagcctgagtgtttcccattattgtatgcaaattctgcaagtggtagtgatgcaacccagtctgtttgtctataGTTGATGTAGTGGCGTAGGTAAatttccacaaactggtttaagcattcactttgtccatcaacttgtggtctgtatgcagtggagaaatgtggttctatccccaaCCGCTTGTAGACTTGTCTCAGGAATTTTGCATTAAATTGGGGGCCTTGGTCCAAaatggttttcctgggtaacccatgtaacttccacacaaaggatacaaagaggtttgcaacatcaacagcagtagcatcagagtgcgttggtataaaatgaaccattttggataattggtccactactgttaatattgcatcatatccttctgaggtggggagtcctacaatcaagtcatacgttatttcctcccagggcttattgggtaaatctatgttttgaaggagaccttcaggagcccAGTTGGAGTGTTTGctacgtatgcatgaatcacatgcttggacatattttgttacagattgtttcatccctgaccagtagtaatcccttgaaaggaggtctagggttctgaactgtcctgggtgc
This window harbors:
- a CDS encoding Retrotransposable element Tf2 protein; protein product: MLNGSSPWAGKIWKKANLTFSFDGKQITKTFLICNTGSHAAILGLKWLDAHNPEIDWNLCTLSFPHTPPERVAIAKEEEADKNPLEGVPSKYHQYAKVFGEEEFNKLPPHRHYDIGIELTKEGPLNSPLYSMTNAKSSTLKDWLRDELKAGKICPSKSSISSPVMFVPKKDGSCQLVVDYRRLNNWTKKNVYPLPCPNDLMAQLRGAKVFTKLDLQWGYNNVCVKEGDKWKTAFCTKYGLYESLVMTFGLTNAPASFQHFMNKLFKDLLDVCIIIYLDDILIYSKDDASHTQHVHEVLWHLMENQLFCKASKCTFHVTSVEYLGIIVSDKGFSLDKLKIQAVQEWPTPTKVKEVQLFLGFANFLCRFVANFSHVARPLHNLVKKDATWKWDTREQEAFQGLKDAITNAPVLCHVDPTKLYFLETDMSGAALGSILSQRQEDGRLHPLGFLSESFKGAKQNYNTHNKELLAIIRSFEYWRIFLEGTLHPITVFTDHRNLEYWKESRTFNCCHAQWHLLLAGYNFQIVYRPGKQSGKPDALS
- a CDS encoding integrase core domain protein gives rise to the protein MLPDPVFANVALITPEKELQCQIKLSLDQDKSLEEILQFLQNESKAPPSIKRAFKDYEMEAGLLFYQGRIVVPNVGTLRMDLLRIFHNSPLAGHPGRQQTLELVSRNYYWPGIQSDTYWHVDSCETCQRIRKPKYTPLPPQPLELPTRPWQHVSYNMIVDLPKDGNYNSALVIVDSFTKYRIFVKCSKKLKALELAELFLEHVWKRHSMLEKTISDRGRVFNNKFLQALYKRLGIDPHFSLAYHPQSNRQTEQVNPSIEHFLRAYSGVNQRDWTKWLPMAEFAYNNAVHSSTGKTPFKALYGWEPTLTPSNVPMDVPEADNLAQTMEAQWKEVESALRQSKQQMIAGKDGNLTEFKIGEEAWLDARNVNLKTLSPKLTEQQLGPFKVIEKISNQAYRLELPPTMQIHNVFYIGLLSKVKRDKNRAFENCLPPITVDREEEYKVKGITDAEERNRKWFFRVKWKGYRSEENMWEP